From a region of the Arachis ipaensis cultivar K30076 chromosome B09, Araip1.1, whole genome shotgun sequence genome:
- the LOC107616032 gene encoding LOW QUALITY PROTEIN: myrcene synthase, chloroplastic (The sequence of the model RefSeq protein was modified relative to this genomic sequence to represent the inferred CDS: inserted 2 bases in 1 codon): protein MQGDVYVEKSQMLREEVRMMLFKVENSVDQLELIDVLQRLGVAYHFNNEIRNMLDNIYNMMDNSKKDKNLYATALGFRLLRQHGYDVSTGXNDHHDHYLSLLINQALEIPLHWRIPRWEAQWFINAYEQKKNMNPLLLQLAKLDFNILQTIYQEELKVSSRWWKNTGLGDKLSFARDRMVENYIWTVGDIFEPQFANLRTVITKVNALITTIDDVYDVYGTFEELKLFTDVIERWDPFTIDNLPYYMKLCFLALYNFVNELAYEIFKDHGYNVTPYLQKSWIDLCKSYFIEKKWNHSGYNPSFEEYIENAWVSIGASVILVHTYVLIPQSFREDELLQYSEVIKYSSMILRLANDQGTYERENETGDFIKSIQCLMNENETSETDAHERIKSMLNIVWKKMNKEAHDSPLSKRFKEIAMNLGRMALCMYQHGDGHSIQYSQIKNRILSLLIQPIQDNIYV from the exons ATGCAGGGAGATGTGTACGTAGAGAAAAGCCAAATGCTAAGGGAGGAAGTAAGAATGATGCTTTTCAAAGTGGAAAATAGTGTTGATCAACTTGAGCTTATTGATGTCTTGCAAAGACTTGGAGTGGCCTATCATTTTAATAATGAAATAAGGAACATGTTGGACAATATTTACAACATGATGGATAACTCAAAGAAGGATAAGAATTTATATGCTACAGCACTTGGGTTCAGACTCTTAAGGCAACATGGTTATGATGTATCAACAGG TAATGATCATCATGACCACTACTTATCACTCCTGATTAATCAAGCTTTGGAGATTCCATTACATTGGAGAATTCCTAGATGGGAAGCTCAATGGTTCATTAATGCAtatgaacaaaagaaaaacatgaaTCCACTTTTACTTCAGTTAGCTAAATTGGATTTCAACATTCTTCAGACCATATACCAAGAGGAACTCAAAGTCTCATCAAG ATGGTGGAAGAACACTGGGCTTGGTGACAAGTTAAGCTTTGCAAGAGATAGGATGGTAGAGAATTACATTTGGACTGTTGGAGACATTTTTGAGCCACAGTTTGCGAATTTAAGAACGGTCATAACAAAGGTCAATGCCCTAATCACCACCATTGATGATGTTTATGATGTCTATGGAACCTTCGAAGAGTTGAAGCTTTTTACAGATGTAATTGAAAG ATGGGATCCATTTACCATTGATAATCTCCCATATTACATGAAATTGTGCTTCCTAGCACTTTATAACTTTGTGAATGAGTTGGCATATGAAATTTTCAAAGATCACGGCTACAATGTCACTCCATACCTACAGAAATCG TGGATAGATCTATGCAAATcatattttattgaaaaaaagtgGAATCATAGTGGATATAATCCAAGCTTCGAAGAATACATAGAGAATGCATGGGTCTCCATAGGTGCATCTGTTATACTTGTTCACACTTATGTTCTGATTCCACAATCATTTAGAGAAGACGAATTGCTTCAGTACTCTGAAGTCATCAAATATTCATCAATGATTTTACGCCTTGCTAATGACCAAGGAACATATGAG CGTGAGAATGAGACTGGTGACTTCATTAAGTCAATTCAATGTTTGATGAACGAAAATGAAACTTCTGAAACAGATGCACATGAGCGCATAAAATCCATGTTAAACATAGTATGGAAGAAGATGAACAAAGAAGCTCATGATTCTCCATTGTCTAAGCGCTTCAAAGAAATTGCTATGAACCTTGGAAGAATGGCACTATGCATGTACCAACATGGAGATGGCCATAGCATTCAATATTCTCAAATCAAGAATCGCATATTATCATTACTTATTCAACCCATTCAGGATAATATATATGTATGA